Proteins encoded by one window of Phytohabitans houttuyneae:
- the desII gene encoding dTDP-4-amino-4,6-dideoxy-D-glucose ammonia-lyase, translating to MTTDVQSRDLRDRVLAALRRRPVRPPYEPDLPDDPARTATELVRLTGMYVAEPFLTLEEARRRLGVDRTRLAALLRAFHEVPQLREAVLTGPTQKYWAKTVLPLEQSGSLDAVLRGLPRYPQMIGFYPGPTCMLRCGFCGRLTGVRYETPAIASGNDTFAAIIDELPTDDPERLHISGGLEPLTNPGTGELVRRAAARGFNVTCYTNAFALTPGTLRRQPGLWDLGALRVSLYGTDEGEYTGTTGRAGAFTRVRANLLEYQRAVRRRGHGPALGFNYVILPEQVHRITRLVDLVAELNEACPERPVAFLNLREEYSGRPGAGGLSTEDREELRVALGAFERRVRERAPGLRVDYGYALHALREGTPAVLPRLGHAELRPGAHPQVALQVDPLGNVFLYREAAFPGLARTDRYVAGRVSPAVGLGQVIEEFVASGRRIEAEPGDELFLDGFDQVVTARLRQLESDLAAGWGVARGLLR from the coding sequence GTGACCACCGACGTCCAGAGTCGTGACCTCCGGGACCGGGTGCTCGCCGCGCTGCGGCGCCGGCCGGTCCGCCCGCCCTACGAGCCGGACCTGCCCGACGACCCGGCCCGCACCGCGACCGAGCTGGTGAGGCTCACCGGAATGTACGTCGCGGAGCCCTTCCTCACGCTGGAGGAGGCGCGCCGCCGGCTTGGCGTGGACCGTACGCGCCTTGCCGCTCTGCTGCGCGCGTTCCACGAGGTGCCGCAGCTGCGGGAGGCGGTGCTCACCGGACCGACGCAGAAGTACTGGGCCAAGACCGTGCTGCCGCTGGAGCAGTCCGGCAGCCTCGACGCGGTCCTGCGCGGCCTGCCCCGGTACCCGCAGATGATCGGGTTCTACCCGGGGCCGACCTGCATGCTGCGGTGCGGCTTCTGCGGCCGGCTGACCGGCGTGCGGTACGAGACGCCGGCCATCGCGTCCGGCAACGACACGTTCGCCGCGATCATCGACGAGCTGCCCACCGACGACCCGGAGCGGCTGCACATCTCCGGCGGGCTGGAGCCGCTGACCAACCCCGGCACGGGCGAGCTGGTGCGCCGCGCGGCCGCCCGCGGCTTCAACGTCACCTGCTACACCAACGCGTTCGCGCTGACACCGGGCACGCTGCGGCGCCAGCCGGGGCTGTGGGACCTCGGCGCGCTGCGGGTCTCCCTCTACGGCACCGACGAGGGGGAGTACACCGGCACGACCGGCCGGGCCGGCGCCTTCACCCGGGTGCGGGCGAACCTGCTCGAGTACCAGCGGGCGGTCCGGCGGCGCGGGCACGGGCCGGCGCTCGGCTTCAACTACGTGATCCTGCCGGAGCAGGTGCACCGGATCACCCGGCTCGTGGACCTCGTCGCGGAGCTGAACGAGGCCTGCCCGGAGCGGCCGGTGGCCTTCCTCAACCTGCGCGAGGAGTACAGCGGGCGTCCCGGCGCCGGCGGACTGTCCACCGAGGACCGCGAGGAGCTGCGCGTGGCGCTGGGCGCGTTCGAGCGGCGGGTCCGCGAGCGCGCGCCCGGCCTGCGCGTCGACTACGGGTACGCGCTGCACGCCCTGCGCGAGGGGACGCCAGCGGTGCTGCCCCGGCTCGGGCACGCCGAGCTGCGGCCCGGCGCGCACCCGCAGGTGGCTCTCCAGGTCGACCCGCTAGGCAACGTGTTTTTGTACCGCGAGGCGGCCTTCCCCGGGCTGGCCCGGACCGACCGGTACGTCGCCGGGCGGGTTTCGCCGGCCGTCGGGCTGGGCCAGGTCATCGAGGAGTTCGTCGCCTCGGGGCGGCGGATCGAGGCCGAGCCGGGCGACGAGCTGTTCCTGGACGGCTTCGACCAGGTGGTCACCGCGCGGCTGCGGCAGCTGGAGAGCGACCTGGCCGCGGGGTGGGGTGTCGCCCGCGGTCTGCTGCGCTGA
- a CDS encoding DegT/DnrJ/EryC1/StrS family aminotransferase, translated as MKLQAADLAVLGGTPEFAEPLFVGRPNVGDTARLFARLQGVLDRNWLTNGGPLVREFERRVAERAGVRYCVATCNGTAALQLLARATGMRGDVVVPALTFVATPHALQWLGLRPVFCDVDPRTGNADAATVAAAITPRTTAILAVHLWGRPCAAEELEALADRHGLTLVFDAAQAFGASYRGRPVGGFGAAEVFSFHATKVVNAFEGGCVVTDDADLAERLRAMCNFGMNGSRDVLGPGTNAKMSEAAAAMGLTSLEAYDASAAHNLANHRRYARELAGVDGVRLLRFDERQRNNYHYEVVAVDPGAGLGRDTLAEVLTAENVIVQKYFSPGCHRLPPYRDRAAVSLPHADALAARVLALPTGPSVSLEDVRRICDLIRFAVAHAPTLANRAEAYLAG; from the coding sequence GTGAAGCTTCAGGCCGCCGATCTCGCCGTTCTGGGCGGGACACCGGAGTTCGCCGAGCCGCTGTTCGTCGGCCGGCCGAACGTCGGCGACACCGCGCGGCTGTTCGCACGGCTCCAGGGTGTGCTGGACCGCAACTGGCTCACCAACGGCGGCCCGCTGGTGCGCGAGTTCGAGCGGCGGGTGGCCGAGCGCGCGGGTGTGCGGTACTGCGTCGCGACCTGCAACGGCACGGCCGCGCTGCAGCTGCTCGCGCGGGCCACCGGCATGCGGGGCGACGTGGTCGTTCCGGCGCTGACGTTCGTGGCCACACCGCACGCGCTGCAGTGGCTGGGCCTGCGACCGGTCTTCTGCGACGTCGACCCGCGCACGGGCAACGCGGACGCCGCCACCGTCGCGGCCGCCATCACGCCGCGCACGACAGCGATCCTGGCCGTGCACCTGTGGGGCCGGCCGTGCGCGGCGGAGGAGCTGGAGGCGCTGGCCGACCGGCACGGGCTCACGCTCGTCTTCGACGCCGCGCAGGCGTTCGGGGCGTCGTACCGGGGCCGTCCGGTCGGCGGGTTCGGCGCCGCGGAGGTGTTCAGCTTCCACGCCACCAAGGTGGTGAACGCGTTCGAGGGCGGCTGCGTGGTGACCGACGACGCCGACCTGGCCGAGCGGCTCCGGGCCATGTGCAACTTCGGGATGAACGGGTCCCGCGATGTGCTCGGCCCCGGCACCAACGCGAAGATGAGCGAGGCGGCGGCCGCGATGGGGCTGACCTCGCTGGAGGCGTACGACGCGTCGGCCGCGCACAACCTCGCCAACCACCGGCGGTACGCGCGGGAGCTGGCCGGCGTCGACGGCGTCCGGCTGCTCCGCTTCGACGAGCGGCAGCGCAACAACTACCACTACGAGGTCGTGGCCGTCGACCCGGGCGCCGGGCTGGGCCGCGACACGCTCGCCGAGGTGCTCACCGCCGAAAACGTGATCGTCCAGAAGTACTTCTCGCCCGGCTGCCACCGGCTGCCGCCGTACCGGGACCGGGCCGCGGTGTCGCTGCCGCACGCCGACGCCCTCGCCGCGCGGGTCCTCGCGCTCCCCACCGGGCCGTCGGTCTCCCTTGAGGACGTGCGCCGGATCTGCGACCTCATCCGGTTCGCCGTCGCGCACGCGCCGACCCTCGCCAACCGCGCGGAGGCGTACCTGGCGGGGTGA
- a CDS encoding PQQ-binding-like beta-propeller repeat protein, which produces MHFSAGSVRDIPVRALKLCGLTWTGQFLWFSEAVSNQIMALDPYTGKVEHRVSCTGVRTDLTTVDGNLVQVVGKERALRVIDPEDGQVMAELPNPRPGNLLCGLEATGHGIWMGYEDLRIVDLRDKRTFELLETYRVRHPIAGLTVSDSYVVYADHHAGTVNILDLDARRDVASYSVAGNPTGVTWDGRRIWYCDFTTLQLRAIEVPGITKG; this is translated from the coding sequence ATGCACTTCTCGGCAGGCTCCGTGCGTGACATCCCGGTCCGCGCGTTGAAGCTGTGCGGGCTCACCTGGACCGGCCAGTTCCTCTGGTTCTCCGAGGCCGTGTCCAACCAGATCATGGCGCTCGACCCGTACACCGGGAAGGTGGAGCACCGGGTGTCCTGCACCGGCGTGCGCACCGATCTGACCACTGTGGATGGAAACCTCGTCCAGGTTGTCGGCAAGGAGCGCGCGCTGCGGGTCATCGACCCCGAGGACGGGCAGGTGATGGCCGAGCTGCCCAACCCCCGGCCGGGCAACCTGCTCTGCGGCCTGGAGGCCACCGGACACGGGATCTGGATGGGGTACGAGGACCTGCGCATCGTCGACCTGCGTGACAAGCGGACGTTCGAGCTGCTGGAGACGTACCGGGTGCGGCACCCCATCGCCGGCCTCACGGTCTCGGACAGCTACGTCGTCTACGCCGACCACCACGCCGGCACGGTCAACATCCTCGACCTCGACGCGCGGCGCGACGTGGCCTCGTACTCGGTGGCCGGCAACCCCACCGGCGTCACCTGGGACGGGCGCCGGATCTGGTACTGCGACTTCACGACACTCCAGCTCAGAGCGATCGAGGTACCGGGCATAACGAAGGGTTGA
- a CDS encoding ABC1 kinase family protein, protein MPTRRALAVRAVYVCAVAAAVLIPATFGALARTVFRGRAAGRRHLYRRLVHLVTVLGPTFVKAGQVLGTRRDVLPAALCDELSVLQDSVPPLRPAETARALREAYDDPDAVFAEFDTEPVASGSVACVYKAKLHSGREVAVKLRRPDVERLMTLDVTVIQRVAAVMARLPVMRDLPVNDVMRHMGGAVLGQLDFAREAASLRRLRANLAVVPRVWVPLVHLEQSRPRCIVMEFIPGLDVDAPRRCSPAARRRFAASGLTSIYQMLFVDGFVHCDMHPGNLYFTERAQVVVLDAGFSVQLTERLRRLFAEFFMNMSIGRGDRCAEIVLESAEGLRDNADPEGFQVRMADLVHRNHKVPAKEFSLIAFASEMFDLQRKFGVHAAPELIFPLLSLLVIEGTVRELDPDMDFQETAKPVLMRGLFGHRNAA, encoded by the coding sequence GTGCCGACCAGGAGAGCGCTAGCCGTCCGGGCGGTGTACGTCTGCGCGGTCGCCGCCGCCGTCCTCATCCCCGCCACCTTCGGCGCCCTGGCCCGGACAGTGTTCCGGGGCCGGGCCGCCGGCCGCCGTCACCTGTACCGCCGGCTCGTGCACCTGGTCACCGTCCTGGGGCCGACGTTCGTCAAGGCCGGCCAGGTGCTCGGCACCCGCCGCGACGTGCTGCCCGCCGCGCTCTGCGACGAGCTCTCGGTGCTGCAGGACAGCGTGCCGCCGCTGCGCCCGGCGGAGACCGCGCGGGCGCTGCGCGAGGCGTACGACGACCCGGACGCCGTCTTCGCCGAGTTCGACACCGAGCCGGTGGCCAGCGGCAGCGTCGCCTGCGTGTACAAGGCGAAGCTCCACTCCGGACGCGAGGTCGCGGTGAAGCTGCGCCGGCCGGACGTGGAGCGCCTGATGACGCTCGACGTCACGGTCATCCAGCGGGTCGCCGCGGTGATGGCCCGCCTGCCGGTCATGCGGGACCTGCCGGTCAACGACGTGATGCGGCACATGGGCGGTGCCGTGCTGGGGCAGCTCGACTTCGCGCGCGAGGCGGCGAGCCTGCGGCGGCTGCGCGCCAACCTCGCGGTCGTACCCCGCGTGTGGGTGCCGCTTGTCCACCTCGAGCAGTCGCGGCCGCGGTGCATCGTCATGGAGTTCATCCCCGGGCTCGACGTCGACGCCCCCCGGCGCTGCAGCCCGGCCGCGCGGCGCCGGTTCGCCGCCTCCGGACTCACGTCCATCTACCAGATGCTGTTCGTGGACGGGTTCGTGCACTGCGACATGCATCCGGGCAACCTGTACTTCACCGAGCGCGCCCAGGTGGTCGTGCTCGACGCCGGCTTCAGCGTGCAGCTGACCGAGCGGCTGCGCCGCCTCTTCGCCGAGTTCTTCATGAACATGTCGATCGGGCGCGGCGACCGGTGCGCCGAGATCGTGCTGGAGAGCGCGGAAGGGCTGCGCGACAACGCCGACCCGGAGGGCTTCCAGGTGCGGATGGCCGACCTCGTGCACCGCAACCACAAGGTGCCGGCCAAGGAGTTCAGCCTGATCGCGTTCGCGAGCGAGATGTTCGACCTGCAGCGCAAGTTCGGCGTCCACGCCGCTCCCGAGCTGATCTTTCCCCTGCTGTCCCTACTGGTGATTGAAGGGACCGTCCGCGAGCTGGACCCCGACATGGACTTCCAGGAGACGGCCAAACCGGTACTTATGCGTGGGCTATTCGGCCATCGCAACGCCGCGTGA
- a CDS encoding DUF6004 family protein, which translates to MSIRETYESLNLEPKPIRPHILAASTVVFGDDYYNGRRETINLSGFVQLNKWPMPGFEHKVDEKGYAEFATELISAPEVGIKGFSYELNDRIQVLSNPFLPNSGHVRQIVPGKNFPAEFYIRRFGILESSTLRLAHRNVIDIYGVVDAVPPFKKPLTGPYLGKPRGDGPFDVAQAPNVVKGTTLPEAWYPANDENEPVGITPSMFFAPSAGPCMSMLVDPSMIMQVSLEGQLEVEVNGKTARIELAGDYRQAAGTEILLFGPDKHDGGSGVLAQMARVAVVGECAELGGRVMLRASWPRVSGGTLGEGNEDSISRVKFPSELHIDAEFELVTPAHTLYATNAVHVAGKLSDMDATGTELKLDGGDTALVTTNDEVKARITGVNLVMRDALVGEHATVAV; encoded by the coding sequence TTGTCGATCAGGGAGACCTACGAGTCGCTCAACCTCGAGCCCAAGCCGATCCGCCCGCACATCCTGGCCGCCAGCACGGTCGTCTTCGGTGACGACTACTACAACGGCCGCCGTGAGACGATCAACCTGTCCGGCTTCGTGCAGCTCAACAAGTGGCCGATGCCCGGCTTCGAGCACAAGGTCGACGAGAAGGGGTACGCCGAGTTTGCGACCGAGCTCATCAGTGCCCCCGAGGTCGGCATCAAGGGCTTCAGCTACGAGCTGAACGACCGCATCCAGGTGCTGTCGAACCCGTTCCTGCCCAACAGCGGGCACGTCCGCCAGATCGTGCCGGGCAAGAACTTCCCGGCCGAGTTCTACATCCGCCGGTTCGGCATCCTGGAGTCGAGCACGCTCCGGCTGGCGCACCGCAACGTCATCGACATCTACGGCGTGGTCGACGCGGTGCCGCCGTTCAAGAAGCCGCTGACCGGTCCCTACCTCGGCAAGCCGCGCGGCGACGGTCCGTTCGACGTCGCGCAGGCCCCGAACGTCGTCAAGGGCACGACGCTGCCCGAGGCGTGGTACCCGGCCAACGACGAGAACGAGCCCGTGGGCATCACCCCGAGCATGTTCTTCGCGCCCAGCGCGGGTCCGTGCATGTCGATGCTGGTGGACCCCTCGATGATCATGCAGGTCTCGCTCGAGGGCCAGCTTGAGGTCGAGGTCAACGGCAAGACGGCGCGCATCGAGCTGGCCGGTGACTACCGGCAGGCCGCGGGCACCGAGATCCTGCTGTTCGGCCCGGACAAGCACGACGGCGGCTCCGGTGTGCTGGCCCAGATGGCCCGCGTGGCCGTCGTGGGCGAGTGCGCCGAGCTGGGCGGCCGGGTCATGTTGCGCGCGAGCTGGCCGCGGGTTTCCGGCGGCACGCTGGGCGAGGGCAACGAGGACAGCATCAGCCGCGTCAAGTTCCCGAGCGAGCTGCACATCGACGCCGAGTTCGAGCTCGTCACCCCGGCGCACACCCTGTACGCGACGAACGCCGTCCACGTGGCCGGCAAGCTGAGCGACATGGACGCGACCGGCACCGAGCTCAAGCTCGACGGCGGGGACACCGCCCTCGTCACCACCAACGACGAGGTCAAGGCCCGCATCACGGGCGTCAACCTGGTCATGCGCGACGCCCTCGTGGGCGAGCACGCGACCGTCGCCGTCTGA
- a CDS encoding 50S ribosomal protein L11 methyltransferase translates to MLGDRPRLRAYDRALEQAVKPDDVVIDVGAGTLALSLLALRHGAGHVYAIEADPQMAEVAERVVKANDLTGRVTLIQGDARAVRLPERADVLVAELMGNLGPEEAMSEVVGAVARRNLRPEGRVVPSRLRTWLVPVQFDNEGWGLWQDDFFGYRLDAVAEDALAEAHMHFFQREPALLADPVAVVDSRLGGPPADPPRLARVPVTRSGRLDAILGYFSADLGDETLANFPSYPGCNWAVWVWPLRHTTVEAGDEVRMQIRPPARGQARLATQWRLDCGINRQGR, encoded by the coding sequence ATGCTCGGCGACCGACCCCGGCTAAGGGCGTACGACCGCGCCTTGGAGCAGGCGGTCAAGCCGGACGACGTGGTCATCGACGTGGGCGCGGGCACGCTCGCCCTGTCGCTGCTCGCCCTCCGGCACGGCGCCGGCCACGTGTACGCGATCGAGGCCGACCCGCAGATGGCCGAGGTGGCCGAGCGCGTGGTCAAGGCCAACGACCTCACCGGCCGGGTCACGCTGATCCAGGGCGACGCCCGCGCGGTGCGGCTGCCGGAGCGCGCGGACGTCCTCGTCGCCGAGCTGATGGGCAACCTCGGCCCGGAGGAGGCGATGTCCGAGGTGGTCGGCGCGGTCGCCCGGCGCAACCTGCGGCCCGAGGGCCGGGTGGTGCCGAGCCGGCTGCGCACCTGGCTGGTGCCGGTCCAGTTCGACAACGAGGGCTGGGGCCTGTGGCAGGACGACTTCTTCGGGTACCGGCTGGACGCCGTCGCCGAGGACGCGCTCGCCGAGGCACACATGCACTTTTTCCAGCGGGAGCCGGCGCTGCTCGCCGACCCCGTGGCGGTGGTGGACAGCAGGCTCGGCGGCCCGCCGGCCGACCCGCCGCGGCTCGCGCGCGTCCCGGTGACCCGGTCCGGGCGGCTGGACGCCATCCTCGGCTACTTCAGCGCCGACCTCGGCGACGAGACGCTCGCCAACTTCCCGTCGTACCCGGGATGCAACTGGGCGGTGTGGGTCTGGCCGCTGCGACACACCACTGTGGAGGCCGGCGACGAGGTCCGCATGCAGATCCGGCCGCCGGCGCGCGGGCAGGCGCGCCTGGCCACGCAGTGGCGGCTCGACTGCGGCATCAACCGCCAGGGGAGGTAG